The window TAAGATCTCGCCGCTGGTGGCACCGATCGTATTTGACGAACGCGGTTGCCACCGCACCGAACCACCGGTATAAACGCTGCGGTCCTCCAATGTCAGCGCGCGCGCAAACGCGCGTAAGGAGCGCGGTATCGCATGCGGCACGAGATCGGGATTCACGACAGCCGCACACGCGCCGATGGAAACGCCACGATCGTAGCAGCGCGCGAACGTTCGGACGTACACCCCGCCGGTTTCGCCTTGCGCGATCGTGGCGCGCGCCGACCGACCCGGTTCCGTCGGCACGATATCGTATTCGGGATATACCGCGTAGCCGTCCGCCGCGCGCGTTACCGGAGCGGCGACGGACCACCGCGCATCATACGTCAGCCACCACGAGGCGAGCGCATAGACGCGCTGATCCGGGTTGAAGGGGCCGCTCATCATGCATACGACGTACTTGCGAAGACGTTCGTCGGCGAGCAACGCGCGCTCCATTCGGCCCCAATAGCCGTGCCGAACGTTCATCAGCCCGATAGCCCGGTTGCTGAAACACCCTTCGAAGTTCACCCCGAGTACGTTGGGCAGCCTCAAAACCGCGCCGCCGTACGCCGGCCCCCAGTCCGGCCCGGAGCCGTTGAGGATAACCGGAAGAGACGATGCCGCGATGATCGCGCGTTCTCCTAAAAACCATGCGTTACGGGTCGAGATTTCGGCCGCTTGCCCCCCAAACGAGGGAAAGTCGCCGTCGAGTTCGCTGCCGGTTTCGTCGAAAAATGCGGCGTTAACGCCGGCCTCCGAAAGCGTCTGCGTGTCGCGGCGTACGGCACCCGCCACCTCGGGCGATAGAGGATTGAGAATATCTTGATACTCGCCCGTATAGGCGTCCGGGCGGTGCAAGCGCACGCCGCCGGCAGTATGGAGCCACGCGCTCTCCGTCAGCGCGGGATCGTTGCCGATCGGCCCGGCGCAACGCCCCGCCGGCGGCGCGAACGGGGGTTCGCAGTACGGGACGAAAGTGGGGTCGGCGTACGAGAGCGCGTACCTTCCGCCGGCCGCTCTGAAAGCGCGCACGCGGCCCGCGTGCCCCCCCGCGGTTTCAATAAACGTCGCATACTGCGCCATGAAGCGCGCCGGGAGCGCCGTATTCGTGTTCGCCGCGGTGTAGTACAGATAGGTGCGAACGTGGGTCGGTATCGGGTCGGCGCGTACAGCCATCGGAAGAGCGATCGCGACCAGCAGCGCGCTCACGGCGACCGCCGGCCCAGGCGCACGCAGCAATGTGGGGACGTCGCGCTCCCCCCGCTGCGCGGCAATGGCGGCGGAGCGCGCTTGCGCGATGAGGGCAAACGCTA of the Candidatus Dormiibacterota bacterium genome contains:
- a CDS encoding O-antigen ligase family protein; its protein translation is MPAERVRIVILILAGVACSCFAWRFAMHGKWIESAIVFLGPALVWLALARPVLFPYALFALLVPFDNLLGIGSSGTVTRLLGLASGACFLFTIVRTRRIIAPGATIGWIAAMLLYGAITLVWSIDPTTGNVDWRTLFELGALYTIASLVPIRGSDLRVIVAAIIFGGVLAGLYGIYTFHGERGALLSADVTGRLWFSFGGHRMDVNLFADSLILPVALAMWAWLNARWGAYKLAVSAGLIVMLYAISLTASRESFLAIGTMVAVFGWRSRWGARAVPVLAGLALFGLLNPTVRERFSDAISTGGAGRSAIWHVGLKAFERHPVFGWGFGSFADAYNRVYLQVFQHYDAGWTRASHNLFVHYGVEGGICAIVLVLTVWMSQWRQARDLRAISSLTDLSTALCAALAGLFIAAMFIDLFATKTLWLAFALIAQARSAAIAAQRGERDVPTLLRAPGPAVAVSALLVAIALPMAVRADPIPTHVRTYLYYTAANTNTALPARFMAQYATFIETAGGHAGRVRAFRAAGGRYALSYADPTFVPYCEPPFAPPAGRCAGPIGNDPALTESAWLHTAGGVRLHRPDAYTGEYQDILNPLSPEVAGAVRRDTQTLSEAGVNAAFFDETGSELDGDFPSFGGQAAEISTRNAWFLGERAIIAASSLPVILNGSGPDWGPAYGGAVLRLPNVLGVNFEGCFSNRAIGLMNVRHGYWGRMERALLADERLRKYVVCMMSGPFNPDQRVYALASWWLTYDARWSVAAPVTRAADGYAVYPEYDIVPTEPGRSARATIAQGETGGVYVRTFARCYDRGVSIGACAAVVNPDLVPHAIPRSLRAFARALTLEDRSVYTGGSVRWQPRSSNTIGATSGEILRR